From the genome of Lotus japonicus ecotype B-129 chromosome 6, LjGifu_v1.2, one region includes:
- the LOC130722404 gene encoding DELLA protein 1-like: MKRDHQDSCKGGNTGSVRNSVGAVKGECSSMPTGKAKMWEEEHGGAAGVDELLAALGYKVRSSDMADVAQKMEQLEMVMGIAQEDGISHLASDTVHYDPTDLYSWVQTILTELNPPPTTTTTLLDPSSLLENHQINDPLNPSSILLNNNASRVFNDDSEYDLRAIPGIAAYPPTQDNSNDETEPKRLKTWSIKSDSALSPPAQVPETARPVVLVDTQETGVRLVHALMACAEAVQKENHKLADTLVKHIGVLAASQAGAMRKVASYFAQALARRIYGIFPDTVDSSLNDVLHMHFYESCPYLKFAHFTANQAILEAFATAGRVHVVDFGLKQGMQWPALMQALALRPGGPPTFRLTGIGPPQPDNSDALQQVGWKLAQLAQTIGVQFEFRGFVCNSLADLDPNMLEIRPGEAVAVNSVFELHRMLARPGSIDKVMGTIKKLNPKIVTIVEQEANHNGPVFVDRFTEALHYYSSLFDSLEGAASTGSDSSGQDVVMTEVYLGEQICNVVACEGVDRVERHETLVQWRTRMGSAGFDPVHLGSNAFKQASMLLALFAGGDGYRVEENNGCLMLGWHTRPLIATSAWKLPQPSES, from the coding sequence ATGAAGAGAGATCACCAAGATAGCTGCAAAGGAGGGAACACTGGGAGTGTGAGGAACAGTGTTGGTGCTGTGAAAGGTGAATGCTCGTCAATGCCGACCGGCAAGGCCAAGATGTGGGAGGAAGAACACGGCGGCGCCGCCGGAGTTGATGAGCTTCTGGCGGCTTTAGGTTACAAGGTGCGTTCCTCTGACATGGCTGATGTTGCCCAGAAGATGGAACAGCTTGAGATGGTGATGGGTATTGCACAGGAAGATGGAATCTCACACCTTGCTTCTGATACCGTTCACTACGACCCTACCGATCTGTATTCATGGGTTCAAACCATACTCACCGAGCTCAACCCTCctccaaccaccaccaccaccttgcTTGATCCATCTTCTCTCTTGGAAAATCACCAAATCAACGACCCTTTAAACCCTTCTTCAATTCTTCTCAACAACAACGCTTCAAGGGTCTTCAACGATGATTCTGAATACGATCTCAGAGCTATCCCCGGCATCGCCGCATACCCACCAACCCAAGACAACAGCAACGACGAAACCGAACCCAAGCGATTGAAGACATGGTCAATCAAATCTGATTCAGCTCTTTCACCGCCGGCGCAAGTTCCAGAGACGGCGAGGCCGGTGGTTCTGGTGGACACGCAGGAAACAGGGGTTCGTCTGGTTCACGCGCTGATGGCCTGCGCTGAAGCAGTTCAGAAGGAGAATCACAAGCTCGCGGACACGCTCGTGAAGCACATAGGGGTGCTCGCTGCGTCGCAAGCCGGCGCGATGAGGAAGGTTGCTTCCTATTTCGCACAAGCTCTTGCTCGGAGAATCTATGGAATCTTCCCTGACACCGTCGATTCCTCCCTCAACGACGTGCTTCACATGCACTTCTACGAGTCCTGTCCCTACCTGAAGTTCGCACACTTCACCGCCAACCAGGCCATTCTTGAGGCTTTCGCCACCGCCGGAAGAGTCCACGTCGTCGATTTCGGCCTGAAACAGGGGATGCAGTGGCCGGCGCTCATGCAGGCACTCGCATTGCGCCCCGGCGGACCACCCACTTTCCGCCTCACCGGAATCGGACCACCGCAGCCGGACAACTCCGACGCCTTGCAGCAGGTGGGTTGGAAGCTCGCTCAGCTTGCTCAAACCATCGGCGTCCAGTTCGAGTTCCGCGGCTTCGTCTGCAACAGCCTCGCCGATCTCGACCCGAACATGCTCGAGATCCGACCCGGGGAAGCCGTCGCTGTCAACTCAGTCTTCGAGCTCCACCGCATGTTAGCCCGACCCGGATCCATTGACAAGGTCATGGGCACAATCAAGAAGCTAAACCCCAAGATCGTGACCATCGTTGAACAGGAAGCGAACCACAACGGACCGGTTTTCGTGGACCGGTTCACGGAGGCGCTGCATTACTATTCAAGCCTGTTTGATTCTCTGGAAGGCGCGGCGTCAACCGGGTCGGATTCGTCGGGTCAGGACGTCGTGATGACCGAGGTTTACCTAGGGGAGCAGATATGCAACGTGGTGGCGTGCGAAGGGGTGGACCGGGTCGAGCGGCACGAGACCCTGGTCCAATGGAGGACCAGGATGGGCTCGGCCGGATTCGACCCGGTCCATCTCGGGTCGAACGCCTTCAAGCAAGCGAGCATGTTGCTCGCATTGTTTGCCGGCGGTGACGGTTACAGGGTGGAGGAGAACAATGGGTGCCTCATGCTTGGGTGGCACACTAGGCCACTCATTGCCACCTCCGCGTGGAAGCTTCCACAACCCAGTGAGTCGTAG
- the LOC130724887 gene encoding uncharacterized protein LOC130724887, which produces MDLLDIPLAGRKFTWQRLNNRARSRIDRFLVSSEWNSCWNNCSQLVLNRDISDHCPLLLRQCFQNWGPKPFRVLNCWLQDPRITGVVDSFWKEATVNGWGAYVLKEKLKRLKGKLKQWNRDVFGDLKLRWERAVQLINELDAIEEEEGPSQADVEERKELLNEFWAVLKHHERANSIVGLLIDGVWEENPGNIKKEAMIFFENKFRSEEWDRPTLDGVQFKRLSQGDNTLLLSTFSEEEIKATSVSEFWSRGVWPKGSNASFIVLIPKVPSPQGLGEFRPIFLIGCIYKVVSKLLAARLKLVLGKVIDDRQFAFLGGRNMLDSVVVVNEIVHEARIRKQPTIIYKVDYEKTYDSVQWDFLFYMMRRLNFDQRWIGWIKNCLESASVSVLVNGSPSSEFKMEKGLRQGDPLALFLFLIVAEGLNGLFMNAVKLKKFSGFKVGGKESVEVSLLQFADDTIFLGEASLQNTVVIKCVLRCFELISDLKVNFNKSKLATISQLSSERLQYAAILHCKLMEVPFTYLGLSVAGCSRRSKIWEPVIQKFKAKLSAWRMKSISFGGRICLIQSVLSALALYYLSFFRMPPGVIKICNGIMRNFLWGGGGERRRIAWVSWSSICKPKDVGGLGLKDLTIFNKTLLGKWRWRFLTEPESLWCRVIKAKYSGLSKMKESLWWKDVKNVSCDGEGDWFELGVQKYAPTLLPPDPIFTRVWKSVAPSNVKAFAWRVMLNRIPCLQNLWKRNVLRSQEEAICKVCCLGVESCEHLLFSCPVSLDIWRQCYWWLGVYTALPMNPREHLLQFQFGGNQKQQRGADAIWLAVIWTLWLIRNDIIFRNGEVDLSAALEMVK; this is translated from the exons ATGGATCTCCTTGACATTCCGCTGGCTGGGAGAAAATTTACTTGGCAAAGACTGAATAATCGTGCTCGAAGTCGTATTGATCGGTTTCTGGTATCTTCAGAGTGGAATTCTTGTTGGAATAACTGCTCTCAGTTGGTGTTGAATAGAGATATTTCGGATCACTGTCCTTTGCTTCTAAGGCAGTGTTTTCAGAATTGGGGCCCCAAACCTTTCAGGGTTCTTAATTGTTGGTTACAGGATCCAAGAATTACCGGGGTTGTTGATTCCTTTTGGAAGGAAGCAACTGTGAATGGGTGGGGTGCTTATGTTCTGAAGGAGAAATTAAAAAGGTTGAAGGGGAAGTTGAAACAGTGGAATAGGGATGTCTTTGGTGACTTAAAACTGAGATGGGAACGTGCAGTCCAATTAATTAACGAGCTTGATGCaatagaggaggaggagggtccCTCGCAAGCTGACGTGGAAGAAAGAAAGGAACTTCTCAATGAATTTTGGGCTGTTTTAAAGCATCATGA GCGGGCAAATTCTATAGTAGGCCTTTTGATTGATGGGGTGTGGGAAGAGAATCCAGGGAACATTAAGAAGGAGGCCATGattttctttgaaaataaaTTCAGGTCAGAAGAGTGGGATCGCCCAACTTTAGATGGTGTTCAGTTCAAAAGGCTTTCACAGGGTGACAATACATTGCTGCTGTCAACTTTCTCAGAGGAGGAAATTAAGGCGACA AGTGTGTCTGAATTCTGGTCTAGAGGGGTTTGGCCAAAGGGATCGAACGCTTCTTTCATTGTTCTTATTCCTAAGGTTCCTTCACCTCAAGGTCTAGGTGAGTTTCGTCCGATCTTTCTGATTGGATGTATTTATAAAGTGGTGTCTAAATTACTGGCTGCTCGTCTTAAACTGGTTCTTGGAAAGGTGATTGATGACAGACAATTTGCTTTCCTGGGGGGTCGAAATATGCTGGATAGTGTTGTGGTGGTAAATGAGATTGTACATGAAGCGCGTATTCGTAAGCAGCCAACCATTATATATAAAGTGGATTATGAGAAGACTTATGATTCTGTTCAATGGGATTTTCTGTTTTATATGATGAGAAGATTGAACTTTGATCAAAGGTGGATTGGATGGATAAAAAACTGCCTTGAGTCTGCTTCTGTTTCTGTGTTAGTAAATGGCAGTCCCAGCAGTGAATTCAAAATGGAAAAGGGATTACGTCAGGGTGATCCACttgctctttttctttttcttattgtTGCGGAGGGTTTGAATGGGTTGTTCATGAATGCAGTTAAGTTGAAGAAATTTTCTGGGTTCAAGGTTGGTGGGAAGGAGTCTGTGGAAGTATCTTTATTGCAATTTGCAGATGACACTATTTTTCTTGGGGAAGCAAGTTTGCAGAATACAGTGGTTATCAAATGTGTCTTACGCTGCTTTGAATTAATTTCTGATTTGAAGGTGAATTTTAATAAGAGCAAGCTAGCTAccatttctcagctgagtagtGAGCGCCTTCAATATGCTGCAATTTTACACTGTAAATTGATGGAGGTTCCTTTTACTTATTTGGGCCTTTCAGTAGCTGGTTGTTCGAGGCGTAGTAAAATTTGGGAGCCGGTTATACAGAAATTTAAGGCTAAATTGTCTGCTTGGAGAATGAAGTCTATATCATTTGGTGGAAGGATCTGTTTGATTCAGAGTGTGCTCTCTGCTTTGGCGCTTTATTATCTGTCTTTCTTTAGAATGCCCCCTGGTGTTATAAAAATTTGCAATGGGATCATGAGGAACTTTTTATGGGGTGGTGGGGGAGAAAGGAGACGGATTGCATGGGTCAGCTGGTCTTCCATTTGCAAGCCTAAGGATGTGGGGGGTCTTGGCTTAAAGGATTTGACAATTTTTAACAAAACTTTACTGGGCAAGTGGAGGTGGAGATTTTTGACAGAGCCAGAGAGTCTTTGGTGCCGAGTCATTAAGGCCAAGTACAGTGGTTTGTCTAAAATGAAAGAGTCTCTGTGGTGGAAGGATGTTAAGAATGTCAGTTGTGATGGGGAGGGGGATTGGTTTGAGTTGGGTGTTCAGAAGTAT GCACCGACGTTGTTGCCTCCAGATCCTATTTTCACCCGAGTATGGAAGTCTGTTGCTCCCTCAAATGTCAAGGCATTTGCTTGGCGTGTTATGCTGAATAGGATCCCTTGTCTTCAAAATCTTTGGAAGCGCAACGTGCTTCGGTCTCAGGAAGAAGCAATCTGTAAGGTGTGTTGTTTGGGTGTGGAGTCCTGTGAGCATTTGTTGTTCTCATGCCCGGTTTCTTTGGATATTTGGCGTCAGTGTTACTGGTGGTTGGGTGTTTATACAGCACTGCCTATGAATCCCAGAGAACACCTACTGCAATTTCAATTTGGTGGTAACCAAAAACAACAAAGAGGTGCTGATGCAATCTGGCTAGCAGTTATTTGGACGCTGTGGCTAATTCGGAATGACATTATTTTCAGGAATGGCGAGGTGGATTTATCAGCAGCTTTGGAGATGGTCAAATGA